In a single window of the Saccharothrix australiensis genome:
- a CDS encoding substrate-binding domain-containing protein codes for MKFRGVAALSALTLALTACGSGATGGGGGGDITIGLAISTLDNPYFVALKEGAEKAAAELGVKLTVVDAQNDATNQVNQVQTFTTQGVKAIVINPVDSKQASPAAKAAENASIPLVAVDRSVDEGKVASEVASDNVQGGTLAAIELGRAVSGEVVHLQGIPGASASRDRGRGFEEGLNSGGIKVVASQPADFNRAKGLDVMTNLLQANPGIKGVFADNDEMALGAIKALGDRAGKDVQVVGFDGTPDGLQAIADGTMAATIAQQPDVLGRKAVEQAVKAARGESVQEVVDVEVKVVTKKNLAEFKK; via the coding sequence ATGAAGTTCCGCGGTGTCGCCGCGCTGTCAGCCCTCACCCTGGCGCTGACCGCGTGCGGTTCGGGGGCGACAGGCGGCGGTGGTGGTGGCGACATCACCATCGGCCTGGCGATCTCGACCCTGGACAACCCGTACTTCGTGGCTCTGAAGGAGGGCGCCGAGAAGGCCGCCGCCGAGCTGGGCGTGAAGCTCACCGTGGTGGACGCGCAGAACGACGCGACCAACCAGGTCAACCAGGTGCAGACGTTCACCACGCAGGGCGTCAAGGCGATCGTCATCAACCCCGTCGACTCCAAGCAGGCGTCGCCGGCCGCGAAGGCCGCCGAGAACGCCTCGATCCCGCTGGTGGCGGTCGACCGCTCGGTGGACGAGGGCAAGGTCGCCTCCGAGGTGGCGTCGGACAACGTGCAGGGCGGCACCCTGGCCGCGATCGAGCTCGGCCGCGCGGTCAGCGGCGAGGTCGTGCACCTCCAGGGCATCCCCGGCGCCTCCGCCTCGCGCGACCGCGGTCGCGGCTTCGAGGAGGGCCTGAACTCGGGCGGCATCAAGGTCGTGGCGAGCCAGCCGGCGGACTTCAACCGCGCCAAGGGCCTGGACGTCATGACCAACCTGCTCCAGGCCAACCCCGGCATCAAGGGCGTGTTCGCCGACAACGACGAGATGGCGCTGGGCGCGATCAAGGCGCTGGGCGACCGCGCGGGCAAGGACGTCCAGGTGGTCGGGTTCGACGGCACGCCGGACGGCCTCCAGGCCATCGCGGACGGCACGATGGCCGCGACCATCGCGCAGCAGCCCGACGTGCTCGGCCGCAAGGCCGTCGAGCAGGCCGTGAAGGCCGCGCGCGGCGAGTCCGTCCAGGAGGTCGTCGACGTCGAGGTCAAGGTCGTGACCAAGAAGAACCTGGCAGAGTTCAAGAAGTGA
- a CDS encoding ABC transporter permease — protein MSSPGTTTTAGGRQVSVRRVLADNGALAGLLVLVVALSVLAPTFLSTQNLLNVGVQAAVVAVLAFGSTFVIVSGGIDLSVGSVAALSAMVGAWSSAEAGLPGPVALLLGLLTGVLAGLVNGALVAYGRLPAFIATLAMLSVARGLTLVVSQGSPTTTPDVVGFLGSNLAPYLPMPLLVMLVFFGVTGFVLSRTYSGRAMYAIGGNEEAARLSGIDVRRQKLVVYALSGLFAAVAGMLLAGRLSSAGPQAAVGYELDAIAAVVIGGASLSGGVGRATGTLVGALVLAVLRNGLNQLQVSPFWQQVVIGSVIALAVLLDTLRRRTR, from the coding sequence ATGAGTTCACCCGGTACGACGACCACGGCGGGCGGTCGGCAGGTGTCGGTGCGCAGGGTCTTGGCGGACAACGGCGCGCTGGCCGGGCTGCTGGTGCTGGTGGTCGCGCTGTCGGTGCTCGCGCCGACCTTCCTGAGCACCCAGAACCTGCTCAACGTCGGCGTGCAGGCCGCCGTCGTGGCGGTGCTGGCGTTCGGGTCGACGTTCGTCATCGTGTCCGGCGGCATCGACCTGTCGGTGGGCAGCGTGGCCGCGCTGTCCGCGATGGTGGGCGCGTGGTCGTCCGCCGAGGCGGGCCTGCCCGGACCGGTCGCGCTGCTGCTCGGCCTGCTGACCGGCGTCCTCGCGGGCCTGGTCAACGGCGCGCTCGTCGCCTACGGCAGGCTGCCCGCGTTCATCGCGACGCTCGCCATGCTCAGCGTCGCCCGCGGCCTGACCCTCGTGGTGTCGCAGGGCAGCCCGACCACCACGCCGGACGTCGTCGGCTTCCTCGGCTCCAACCTCGCGCCGTACCTGCCGATGCCGCTGCTGGTGATGCTGGTGTTCTTCGGCGTCACCGGGTTCGTGCTGTCCCGCACCTACTCCGGGCGGGCGATGTACGCGATCGGCGGCAACGAGGAGGCCGCGCGGCTGTCCGGTATCGACGTGCGCAGGCAGAAGCTCGTCGTCTACGCGCTCTCGGGCCTGTTCGCGGCCGTCGCCGGGATGCTGCTCGCGGGCCGCCTGTCGTCGGCGGGCCCGCAGGCCGCCGTCGGCTACGAGCTCGACGCGATCGCCGCCGTCGTCATCGGCGGCGCGTCGCTGTCGGGCGGTGTCGGCCGCGCCACCGGCACGCTGGTCGGCGCGCTCGTCCTGGCCGTCCTCCGCAACGGCCTCAACCAGTTGCAGGTGTCCCCCTTCTGGCAGCAGGTCGTGATCGGCTCGGTGATCGCGCTGGCCGTCCTGCTCGACACCCTTCGCCGCCGTACCCGATGA
- a CDS encoding sugar ABC transporter ATP-binding protein has product MLLEARNITKSFTGVKALDGVDFDVRPGEVHVLLGENGAGKSTLVKVLAGVHAPDRGTVERAEGARLAVIYQELTLVPGLSVAENLFLGRPPRRFGIVDKARMRQDATRLLDRVGLRVDPGTPVAELGIAQQQMVEIARALDLDAQVLVLDEPTAVLTDTETDRLLAIMADLREQGVGLVFITHHLDEIRRIADRVTVLRDGRSVGVLPRGASVDRMIELMVGRTISEQYPRRRQAPGEVLLRVEGLTRAGAFHDVSFHVRAGEVVGVAGLVGAGRTEVVRAAFGVDRYDSGRVEVGGRTLPGHDVRAAMRAGLGLVPEDRKGQGLVLTSTVGDNLGLVTLRSTARAGLVDRKGQRGRAADMAERLRVKTSGLGQEVRELSGGNQQKVVIGKWLLADPKVLVLDEPTRGVDVGAKVEIYELVNRMTAAGRAVLLVSSDLPEVIGMSDRIVVMAHGRVAGELPAGTTQDKVMALAVQEFPA; this is encoded by the coding sequence GTGCTGCTTGAGGCCCGGAACATCACCAAGAGCTTCACCGGGGTCAAGGCCCTGGACGGCGTGGACTTCGACGTCCGGCCCGGTGAGGTGCACGTCCTGCTCGGCGAGAACGGCGCGGGCAAGTCGACCCTGGTCAAGGTGCTGGCCGGCGTGCACGCGCCGGACCGGGGCACGGTCGAGCGGGCCGAGGGCGCCCGCCTGGCGGTGATCTACCAGGAGCTGACGCTGGTGCCCGGCCTGTCGGTCGCCGAGAACCTGTTCCTGGGCCGCCCGCCCCGCCGGTTCGGAATTGTCGACAAAGCGAGAATGCGACAGGACGCCACCCGCCTCCTGGACCGCGTCGGCCTCCGGGTGGACCCCGGCACGCCGGTCGCCGAGCTGGGCATCGCGCAGCAGCAGATGGTCGAGATCGCCCGCGCCCTGGACCTCGACGCGCAGGTGCTGGTGCTGGACGAGCCGACCGCCGTGCTCACCGACACCGAGACCGACCGGCTGCTGGCGATCATGGCCGACCTGCGCGAGCAGGGCGTCGGCCTGGTGTTCATCACCCACCACCTGGACGAGATCCGCCGGATCGCCGACCGCGTCACGGTCCTGCGCGACGGCCGCAGCGTCGGCGTGCTGCCGAGGGGCGCGAGCGTCGACCGGATGATCGAGCTGATGGTCGGCCGCACCATCTCCGAGCAGTACCCGCGCCGCCGCCAGGCGCCCGGCGAGGTGCTGCTGAGGGTCGAGGGCCTGACCCGCGCCGGCGCGTTCCACGACGTGTCCTTCCACGTCCGGGCGGGCGAGGTGGTCGGCGTGGCGGGGCTCGTCGGCGCGGGCCGCACGGAGGTCGTGCGCGCGGCGTTCGGCGTGGACCGCTACGACTCGGGCCGGGTCGAGGTCGGCGGCCGGACCCTGCCCGGCCACGACGTGCGGGCGGCGATGCGCGCCGGCCTCGGGCTCGTGCCGGAGGACCGCAAGGGCCAGGGCCTGGTGCTGACCTCGACCGTCGGCGACAACCTCGGCCTGGTCACCCTCCGCTCGACGGCCAGGGCCGGCCTGGTCGACCGGAAGGGCCAGCGCGGGCGCGCCGCGGACATGGCGGAGCGGCTGCGGGTCAAGACCTCCGGCCTCGGCCAGGAGGTCCGCGAGCTGTCCGGCGGCAACCAGCAGAAGGTCGTCATCGGCAAGTGGCTCCTCGCCGACCCGAAGGTGCTGGTGCTCGACGAGCCGACGCGCGGCGTGGACGTCGGCGCGAAGGTCGAGATCTACGAGTTGGTCAACCGGATGACGGCGGCCGGCCGCGCCGTGCTGCTGGTGTCGTCCGACCTGCCCGAGGTCATCGGGATGAGCGACCGGATCGTCGTGATGGCACACGGCCGGGTGGCGGGCGAACTGCCCGCCGGCACGACCCAGGACAAGGTGATGGCGTTGGCAGTTCAGGAGTTCCCGGCATGA
- a CDS encoding LacI family DNA-binding transcriptional regulator, which translates to MTTIKDVAQHAGVSTATVSRVLNGHAAPTPETRTRVLAAVDELGYRPNALARSLRTTSTQTLGLVISDLVNPFFAEIARAVEEEARDHGYCVIVANADESADQQATYVRTLLDRRVDGLLVCPATDDPAWIAEVEARDVPLVLLDRTVPQATCPVVRADGAQALADLADALRSAGHRRVGVIAGPAHTSTGRERLEQFARGGLELVVVHGDFRRESGARAAADLLTRADRPTALVAMDNLMGLGALEELRRRGLRVPADVGLAVYDDQPWFPLLDPPITVIAQPTVEMGREAARSLLALVAGEQPADVQLAARLVVRGSCGEATGAA; encoded by the coding sequence GTGACCACGATCAAGGACGTCGCGCAGCACGCCGGGGTCTCGACCGCGACCGTCTCCCGCGTCCTCAACGGCCACGCCGCGCCCACCCCGGAGACCCGCACGCGCGTCCTCGCCGCGGTCGACGAGCTGGGCTACCGCCCCAACGCCCTGGCCCGCTCCCTGCGCACCACCTCCACCCAGACCCTCGGCCTGGTGATCAGCGACCTGGTGAACCCGTTCTTCGCGGAGATCGCCCGCGCGGTGGAGGAGGAGGCGCGCGACCACGGCTACTGCGTGATCGTCGCCAACGCCGACGAGAGCGCCGACCAACAGGCCACCTACGTGCGCACCCTGCTGGACCGCCGCGTCGACGGCCTCCTGGTCTGCCCCGCCACCGACGACCCGGCGTGGATCGCCGAGGTGGAGGCGCGGGACGTCCCGCTGGTCCTGCTCGACCGCACCGTCCCGCAGGCGACCTGCCCGGTGGTCCGCGCGGACGGCGCGCAGGCCCTGGCCGACCTCGCGGACGCGCTCCGCTCCGCCGGCCACCGCCGGGTGGGCGTGATCGCGGGCCCCGCCCACACCAGCACCGGCCGGGAGCGCCTGGAGCAGTTCGCCCGCGGCGGCCTGGAGCTGGTGGTGGTCCACGGCGACTTCCGCCGGGAGAGCGGCGCCCGCGCCGCCGCCGACCTGCTGACCCGCGCCGACCGGCCCACCGCCCTGGTCGCGATGGACAACCTGATGGGCCTCGGCGCGCTGGAGGAGCTCCGCCGGCGCGGGCTCCGGGTGCCCGCCGACGTGGGCCTCGCGGTCTACGACGACCAGCCGTGGTTCCCGCTGCTCGACCCGCCGATCACGGTGATCGCCCAGCCCACCGTGGAGATGGGCCGGGAGGCCGCGCGCAGCCTGCTCGCGCTGGTCGCGGGCGAGCAGCCGGCCGACGTCCAGCTCGCCGCGCGCCTGGTGGTGCGCGGCTCCTGCGGGGAGGCGACCGGTGCTGCTTGA
- a CDS encoding DUF2339 domain-containing protein: MTGQDPLVRLADELGLLGRRLEAVGLELRNVGGAGGGASGGATEGADAPATPSAAPDPATGRPVAATTGSGSPDVPEPRAAQPVPTPPRTPPGPTEPPHAQPDPVAPPQVPPGATTPPHAQPHPAAPPRVLPGPTTPPHARQAAFAQPLPAWQGWSAYPPPGAPAPHLPPVPPPPPPGPSLFDRLSRPGAGSRLLAWVGGAVTLLGVVLLLILAVQRGYLGPLPRVVGGAVLGAALIAVALRLHRAEAGRTGAFAVAATGFAVLYLDVVAATSIYAYLPEGGGLAAGLAVASGGLLLALRWDSAAFAVGVVGACAVCAPVLTDGFTPLLVAFLLVLKIAASPVHLRRDWPSLAVTAGVPPLIATIATLDRTDDPRALAGIALLAAVVGVAAAVLTARVRPGDLTAPGLAIGSPMPALLATAVLDRHWAAGLAGVIAALMLVLWAVGRRGLPRPFTAGVGGVGVFALFLATAIALDGTTRAAVVLAEALVLTVLARRSRSRGPLLGAAVFGVIGLGMALADAVPPRLLLDGPWRPVTDGALVAGLLTAQVLVLLGIALPWAAVRLGVLRRHPLPWVVVGLVVLYAEAGVVLCGALLVSPGVSGFVFGHSVVTVSWAVAALVLLVRGIDVRSLRVAGLVLVAAAVAKLLLFDLAALDGIARVLAFIGAGLVLLTAGTRYAKLVATRRISAN, encoded by the coding sequence ATGACTGGACAGGACCCCCTGGTACGGCTGGCGGACGAACTCGGTTTGCTGGGTCGCCGCCTGGAGGCGGTCGGGCTGGAGCTGCGGAACGTCGGCGGGGCCGGCGGCGGGGCGAGCGGCGGGGCCACTGAGGGCGCGGACGCCCCGGCCACGCCGTCCGCCGCGCCCGACCCGGCCACCGGGCGACCCGTCGCCGCGACCACGGGGTCCGGCTCTCCCGACGTGCCCGAGCCACGTGCGGCACAGCCGGTCCCGACGCCACCGCGCACGCCGCCGGGGCCCACCGAACCGCCGCACGCGCAGCCCGATCCCGTCGCCCCGCCGCAGGTGCCACCCGGTGCGACCACCCCGCCGCACGCCCAGCCCCATCCCGCCGCCCCGCCGCGGGTCCTACCCGGTCCGACCACCCCGCCGCACGCCCGGCAGGCCGCGTTCGCCCAGCCGCTCCCCGCGTGGCAGGGCTGGAGCGCGTACCCGCCGCCGGGCGCACCCGCTCCCCACCTCCCGCCGGTCCCACCACCGCCGCCGCCCGGCCCCTCGCTGTTCGACCGCCTCAGCCGGCCCGGCGCGGGCAGCAGGCTGTTGGCCTGGGTCGGCGGCGCGGTCACGCTGCTCGGCGTCGTCCTGCTGCTAATCCTCGCCGTGCAGCGCGGCTACCTCGGCCCGCTGCCCCGCGTGGTCGGCGGCGCGGTGCTCGGCGCGGCGCTGATCGCCGTCGCGCTGCGCCTGCACCGCGCCGAAGCGGGCCGCACGGGCGCGTTCGCCGTGGCCGCCACCGGGTTCGCCGTGCTCTACCTGGACGTCGTCGCCGCGACCTCGATCTACGCCTACCTGCCCGAGGGCGGCGGGTTGGCGGCCGGGCTCGCGGTCGCCTCCGGCGGCCTGCTCCTCGCCCTGCGCTGGGACTCGGCCGCGTTCGCGGTCGGCGTCGTGGGCGCGTGCGCGGTGTGCGCGCCGGTCCTGACCGACGGCTTCACGCCGCTGCTGGTGGCGTTCCTGCTGGTGCTCAAGATCGCCGCGAGCCCCGTCCACCTCCGGCGGGACTGGCCGTCGCTCGCCGTGACGGCAGGCGTGCCGCCGCTGATCGCCACGATCGCCACCCTCGACCGGACCGACGACCCGCGCGCGCTGGCCGGCATCGCGCTCCTCGCCGCGGTGGTCGGCGTGGCGGCGGCCGTGCTGACCGCGCGCGTCCGGCCCGGCGACCTCACCGCACCGGGCCTCGCGATCGGCTCGCCGATGCCCGCCCTGCTGGCCACCGCCGTGCTCGACCGGCACTGGGCCGCCGGCCTCGCCGGGGTGATCGCGGCCCTGATGCTCGTCCTGTGGGCCGTCGGCCGGCGCGGCCTGCCGAGGCCGTTCACCGCGGGCGTCGGCGGCGTCGGCGTGTTCGCGCTGTTCCTGGCCACGGCGATCGCCCTGGACGGCACCACGCGGGCCGCGGTCGTGCTGGCGGAGGCGCTCGTGCTGACCGTCCTGGCCCGGCGGTCCCGCTCCAGAGGACCGCTCCTCGGCGCGGCGGTGTTCGGGGTGATCGGGCTGGGCATGGCGCTCGCCGACGCCGTGCCGCCCCGCCTGCTGCTGGACGGGCCGTGGCGGCCGGTCACCGACGGCGCGCTGGTGGCCGGCCTGCTCACCGCGCAGGTCCTCGTGCTGCTGGGCATCGCGCTCCCGTGGGCGGCGGTGCGGCTCGGCGTCCTCCGGCGGCACCCGCTGCCGTGGGTCGTGGTCGGCCTGGTCGTGCTCTACGCCGAGGCGGGCGTGGTGCTGTGCGGGGCGCTGCTCGTGTCACCGGGCGTGAGCGGTTTCGTGTTCGGTCACTCGGTCGTGACCGTGTCGTGGGCGGTCGCCGCCCTGGTGCTGCTGGTGCGGGGCATCGACGTCCGCTCGCTGCGGGTGGCGGGGTTGGTGCTGGTCGCGGCGGCGGTGGCCAAGCTGCTGCTGTTCGACCTGGCCGCGCTGGACGGCATCGCGCGGGTCCTCGCGTTCATCGGCGCGGGCCTGGTGCTGCTGACCGCGGGCACGCGTTACGCCAAGCTGGTGGCAACACGTCGAATTTCGGCCAATTAG